From the Leucobacter tenebrionis genome, one window contains:
- a CDS encoding dihydrofolate reductase, which translates to MIWAEARGADGRGAIGRDGGMPWRLPEDLAHFKSTTWGAPVIMGRRTWESLPERFRPLPGRENLVVTRDSGYAAEGATVVASLEEAVARTAGVVRGEYEAHLQRLAEDSGASCQDPGAWPARAAWIIGGGRLYRAAMPIADELVVTRIELDVPDADTFAPGIGPEWELVDPGAPRVSKTGLGYRFERWVRR; encoded by the coding sequence ATGATCTGGGCCGAAGCGCGCGGGGCCGACGGCAGGGGAGCGATCGGTCGCGACGGCGGGATGCCCTGGCGCCTTCCCGAGGATCTCGCGCACTTCAAGTCGACCACCTGGGGGGCTCCCGTGATCATGGGGCGTCGCACCTGGGAGTCGCTGCCCGAACGTTTCCGTCCGCTGCCGGGTCGTGAGAACCTCGTCGTGACGCGCGATTCGGGTTATGCGGCGGAGGGCGCGACCGTGGTGGCCTCCCTCGAGGAGGCGGTCGCGCGTACCGCGGGCGTCGTGCGCGGCGAGTACGAGGCGCACCTGCAGCGGCTCGCGGAGGACTCGGGCGCGAGCTGCCAGGATCCGGGCGCCTGGCCCGCGCGAGCCGCGTGGATCATCGGCGGCGGCCGGCTCTACCGCGCCGCGATGCCGATCGCCGACGAGCTGGTGGTGACCAGGATCGAGCTCGACGTGCCCGACGCCGACACCTTCGCGCCCGGGATCGGGCCGGAGTGGGAGCTCGTCGACCCCGGCGCTCCACGCGTGTCGAAGACCGGGCTCGGCTACCGCTTCGAGCGGTGGGTGCGACGCTGA
- the dapA gene encoding 4-hydroxy-tetrahydrodipicolinate synthase, which translates to MAIQENPFGQVLVALVTPFQADGEVDWPAVEKHIDDCIQSGADGIVVTGTTGETSTLTDPEKIKLVEVAKSVSGGRAKIITGGGSNETAHAIELYRASEKAGADGVMIVTPYYNKPTQAGLLTHFRMVADATDLPVILYDIPGRTGVPIKYETILRLAKHPNILAVKDAKGDFSEVSRVLNQTDLMYFSGDDANVLPHLSIGATGLIGVTANIAAAPYRAIIDAVNAGDLHTARDAHQRLEPLVRAVMTHVPGTVAAKYILHGLGRINSPRVRLPLVGPEEWEAALIEDELALVTDVPGVDPSNFRPDRNAAAGGALPKIAGTTR; encoded by the coding sequence GTGGCAATCCAGGAAAATCCCTTTGGTCAGGTGCTCGTCGCGCTCGTCACGCCGTTCCAGGCTGACGGCGAGGTCGATTGGCCCGCCGTCGAGAAGCACATCGACGACTGCATTCAGAGCGGTGCCGACGGCATCGTGGTCACCGGCACCACCGGCGAGACCTCCACGCTGACCGACCCCGAGAAGATCAAGCTGGTCGAGGTCGCCAAGTCGGTGAGCGGAGGCCGCGCGAAGATCATCACGGGCGGCGGATCGAACGAGACCGCGCACGCGATCGAGCTGTACCGGGCCAGTGAGAAGGCCGGCGCCGACGGCGTCATGATCGTCACCCCGTACTACAACAAGCCGACCCAGGCCGGTCTGCTCACGCACTTCCGCATGGTCGCCGACGCGACCGACCTGCCGGTGATCCTCTACGACATCCCCGGTCGCACCGGCGTGCCCATCAAGTACGAGACGATCCTGCGTCTCGCGAAGCACCCCAACATCCTCGCGGTGAAGGACGCCAAGGGCGATTTCAGCGAGGTGAGCCGCGTGCTCAACCAGACCGATCTCATGTACTTCTCGGGCGACGACGCGAACGTGCTGCCGCATCTCTCGATCGGCGCCACCGGCCTCATCGGAGTGACCGCGAACATCGCGGCTGCCCCCTACCGCGCCATCATCGACGCGGTCAACGCCGGCGACCTGCACACCGCCCGAGACGCGCACCAGCGGCTCGAACCCCTGGTGCGCGCCGTGATGACCCACGTGCCCGGCACGGTCGCGGCCAAGTACATCCTGCACGGTCTCGGCCGGATCAACAGCCCCCGCGTGCGCCTGCCCCTCGTGGGGCCGGAGGAGTGGGAGGCCGCCCTCATCGAAGACGAACTCGCACTCGTGACCGACGTGCCGGGTGTCGATCCCTCGAACTTCAGGCCGGACCGCAACGCGGCTGCCGGCGGTGCCCTGCCCAAGATCGCAGGCACCACCCGCTGA
- a CDS encoding ribonuclease J, translating into MTNPPYAPPKLEQGTLRITPLGGLGEVGRNMTVYEINGKLLIVDCGVLFPEVQHPGVDLILPDITKIEDRLGDIVAVVLTHGHEDHIGGVPYLLKMREDIPLVGSKLTLAFVEAKLKEHRIRPKTQVVAEGDRVQYGPFDLEFVAVNHSIPDALAVAIRTDAGLVIGTGDFKMDQLPLDGRLTDLRAFARLGEEGVDLFMTDSTNADVPGFTPLEKNIGPVIEQVIAKTPGKVVVASFSSHVHRVQQVLDAAHANGRRVVLLGRSMVRNMKIAADLGYLDVPEGVLVDLKKSGDIPDHRIVYMSTGSQGEPMAVLSRMVNREHQVEVGEGDTVIMASSLIPGNETSVYRVIDGLIKLGANVVHKGNAKVHVSGHAAAGELLYCYNIVRPKNVMPIHGEYRMLVANAALAIETGVPQNRTVIAENGTVVDLADGVARAVGQLDTEFIYVDGKSVGRVTDDDLRDRRTLAEEGFISVITVVEPTTAHIVSGPDIHAKGVAEEARVFEKIKPQIADALEVAMKDGVHDHQQLQQITRRTIGRWVGTKLRRKAMIVPVVVVV; encoded by the coding sequence ATGACGAATCCCCCATACGCCCCGCCCAAGCTCGAACAGGGCACCCTCCGCATCACGCCGCTCGGCGGCCTCGGCGAGGTCGGCCGCAACATGACCGTCTACGAGATCAACGGCAAGCTGCTGATCGTCGACTGCGGCGTGCTCTTCCCCGAGGTGCAGCACCCGGGCGTCGACCTGATCCTGCCCGACATCACGAAGATCGAGGATCGCCTCGGCGACATCGTGGCAGTGGTGCTCACGCACGGCCACGAGGATCACATCGGCGGCGTGCCGTACCTGCTCAAGATGCGCGAGGACATCCCGCTCGTCGGCTCGAAGCTCACCCTCGCGTTCGTCGAGGCGAAGCTCAAGGAGCACCGGATCCGCCCGAAGACCCAGGTGGTCGCCGAGGGGGACCGGGTGCAGTACGGCCCCTTCGATCTCGAGTTCGTCGCGGTCAACCACTCGATTCCCGATGCGCTCGCCGTGGCGATCCGCACCGATGCCGGCCTCGTGATCGGCACCGGTGACTTCAAGATGGATCAGCTGCCGCTCGACGGCCGCCTCACCGACCTCCGCGCATTCGCCAGGCTGGGCGAGGAGGGCGTCGACCTCTTCATGACGGACTCGACAAACGCCGACGTGCCCGGTTTCACTCCGCTCGAGAAGAACATCGGCCCGGTCATCGAGCAGGTCATCGCGAAGACCCCGGGCAAGGTGGTCGTGGCGAGCTTCTCGAGCCACGTCCACCGCGTGCAGCAGGTGCTCGACGCCGCTCACGCGAATGGCCGCCGCGTCGTGCTGCTCGGCCGCTCGATGGTGCGCAACATGAAGATCGCGGCCGATCTCGGCTACCTCGATGTACCGGAGGGCGTGCTCGTCGACCTGAAGAAGAGCGGCGATATTCCGGATCACCGCATCGTCTACATGTCGACGGGTTCGCAGGGCGAGCCGATGGCCGTGCTCAGCCGCATGGTCAACCGCGAGCATCAGGTCGAGGTCGGCGAGGGCGACACCGTGATCATGGCTTCGAGCCTGATCCCGGGCAACGAGACCTCCGTGTACCGCGTCATCGACGGCCTCATCAAGCTCGGCGCCAACGTGGTGCACAAGGGCAACGCGAAGGTGCACGTGTCGGGTCACGCCGCCGCGGGCGAGCTGCTGTACTGCTACAACATCGTGCGCCCGAAGAACGTCATGCCGATCCACGGCGAGTACCGCATGCTCGTGGCCAATGCCGCGCTCGCGATCGAGACCGGTGTGCCGCAGAACCGCACCGTCATCGCCGAGAACGGCACCGTCGTCGACCTCGCGGACGGCGTGGCTCGCGCCGTGGGACAGCTCGACACCGAGTTCATCTACGTCGACGGCAAGAGCGTCGGCCGGGTCACCGACGACGATCTGCGGGATCGCCGCACGCTCGCCGAGGAGGGCTTCATCTCGGTGATCACCGTGGTCGAGCCGACGACCGCGCACATCGTGTCGGGTCCCGACATCCACGCAAAGGGCGTCGCCGAGGAGGCGCGGGTCTTCGAGAAGATCAAGCCGCAGATCGCCGATGCGCTCGAGGTCGCCATGAAGGACGGCGTCCACGACCACCAGCAGCTGCAGCAGATCACCCGCCGCACGATCGGCCGCTGGGTCGGCACGAAGCTGCGCCGCAAGGCGATGATCGTGCCCGTCGTGGTGGTGGTGTAG
- a CDS encoding thymidylate synthase: MSANAIPTPYEDLLREVYEHGTPKADRTGTGTRSLFGRQMRFDLAESFPLITTKRVHFKSVAVELLWFLRGEGNIDFLTQHGVTIWDEWADENGDLGPVYGVQWRSWPTPNGEHIDQISRVVEQIRDNPDSRRLIVSAWNVADLDEMALAPCHAFFQFYVADGKLSCQLYQRSADMFLGVPFNIASYALLTLMVAQQTGLEPGEFVWTGGDCHIYDNHVEQVERQLARDPFPYPRVEIRKADSILDYTLDDFEVVGYEHHPGIKAPVAV; this comes from the coding sequence GTGAGTGCGAACGCGATCCCGACCCCCTACGAGGACCTGCTGCGAGAGGTCTACGAGCACGGCACGCCGAAGGCGGATCGCACGGGCACCGGCACCCGCAGCCTGTTCGGGCGGCAGATGCGCTTCGATCTGGCCGAGTCGTTTCCGCTGATCACCACGAAGCGCGTGCACTTCAAGTCGGTCGCCGTCGAGCTGCTCTGGTTCTTGCGCGGCGAGGGCAACATCGACTTCCTCACGCAGCACGGCGTGACGATCTGGGACGAGTGGGCCGACGAGAACGGCGACCTCGGCCCCGTCTACGGGGTGCAGTGGCGCTCGTGGCCGACCCCGAACGGCGAGCACATCGATCAGATCTCGCGGGTCGTCGAGCAGATCCGCGACAACCCCGACTCGCGCCGACTCATCGTCTCGGCGTGGAACGTGGCCGACCTCGACGAGATGGCCCTCGCGCCGTGCCACGCGTTCTTCCAGTTCTACGTCGCTGACGGCAAGCTCTCGTGCCAGCTCTACCAGCGCTCGGCAGACATGTTCCTCGGGGTGCCGTTCAACATCGCCTCGTACGCGCTGCTCACCCTCATGGTCGCGCAGCAGACGGGGCTCGAGCCTGGCGAGTTCGTGTGGACGGGCGGCGACTGCCACATCTACGACAACCACGTGGAGCAGGTCGAGCGGCAGCTCGCGCGCGACCCGTTCCCGTACCCGCGCGTCGAGATCCGCAAGGCCGACTCGATCCTCGACTACACGCTCGACGACTTCGAGGTCGTCGGTTACGAGCACCACCCGGGCATCAAAGCCCCGGTGGCGGTGTGA
- a CDS encoding APC family permease — MAKYDLTAPEPATRTLDSVTGISKKGLPAGTVGVLGALVIGLSTCAPAYTLTSAVGPAASEVGYQTPAIFLMGFIPMLLVALGYRALNSAMPDSGTSFTWAARAFGPWVGWMAGWGLIAATVLVLSNLAGIAVEFLFQSISILVGDPAIADIAGNRFINILVCLGFMALATFISYRGMTSTKVFQYVTVAFQMVVLVWFIIAMFIGAGDPANTEGRMPELSWFNPLEVDSFSAFAAGIAVSIFVYWGWDTVLTMGEETKPSKGRLSTESKAAMILVLILVVLYVGTAAATVAYAGLGDGPTGLGNPDIAENVFAALAHPVMGPVAILLSLAILVSAMASINSTAISPARTLLAMSHYRALPQSIKRIHPKYKSPYVALLWSSIVASAFYAVMRFISEDVLWDTITALGMMVCFYYGITALASPWYFRKTAPKEGAGAVLSKIVLPGIGGILLLIVFVQTTIDSMDPAFGSGSNIGGVGLVGIIGVVVLGLGVVLMLVQARVAPEFFRGRVLAKADASNDTSALQVFDDGLGS; from the coding sequence ATGGCCAAGTACGACCTCACGGCGCCTGAGCCGGCGACACGAACCCTCGACTCGGTGACGGGCATCAGCAAGAAGGGGCTCCCCGCGGGAACGGTGGGGGTGCTGGGCGCCCTGGTCATCGGCCTCTCGACCTGCGCGCCGGCATACACGCTGACCTCGGCGGTCGGGCCGGCGGCGAGCGAGGTCGGCTATCAGACTCCCGCGATCTTCCTCATGGGCTTCATCCCGATGCTGCTCGTGGCGCTCGGCTACCGGGCCCTCAACTCCGCGATGCCGGATTCGGGCACCTCGTTCACCTGGGCTGCGCGCGCCTTCGGGCCCTGGGTCGGCTGGATGGCGGGCTGGGGCCTCATCGCCGCGACCGTGCTCGTGCTCTCGAACCTCGCCGGCATCGCGGTCGAGTTCCTGTTCCAGTCGATCAGCATCCTGGTCGGCGATCCCGCCATCGCCGACATCGCGGGCAACCGCTTCATCAACATCCTCGTCTGCCTGGGCTTCATGGCCCTCGCCACGTTCATCTCGTACCGGGGCATGACCTCGACCAAGGTGTTCCAGTACGTGACCGTCGCCTTCCAGATGGTGGTGCTGGTGTGGTTCATCATCGCGATGTTCATCGGTGCAGGCGATCCGGCCAACACCGAGGGGCGCATGCCCGAGCTCTCCTGGTTCAACCCGCTCGAGGTCGACAGCTTCAGCGCGTTCGCCGCCGGCATCGCGGTCTCGATCTTCGTCTACTGGGGCTGGGACACGGTGCTCACCATGGGCGAGGAGACGAAGCCCTCGAAGGGCCGCCTCTCGACCGAGAGCAAGGCCGCGATGATCCTCGTGCTGATCCTCGTCGTGCTCTACGTCGGCACCGCGGCCGCCACCGTCGCCTACGCCGGTCTCGGCGACGGGCCCACCGGTCTCGGCAACCCCGACATCGCCGAGAACGTGTTCGCCGCGCTCGCGCACCCGGTCATGGGACCGGTGGCGATCCTGCTCTCCCTCGCGATCCTCGTCAGCGCGATGGCCTCGATCAACTCCACCGCGATCTCGCCCGCGCGCACCCTGCTCGCGATGTCTCACTACCGCGCTCTGCCGCAGTCGATCAAGCGCATCCACCCCAAGTACAAGTCGCCTTACGTGGCCCTGCTGTGGTCGTCGATCGTGGCTTCGGCGTTCTACGCCGTGATGCGCTTCATCAGCGAGGACGTGCTGTGGGACACCATCACGGCGCTCGGCATGATGGTCTGCTTCTACTACGGCATCACCGCGCTCGCGAGCCCGTGGTACTTCCGCAAGACCGCGCCCAAGGAGGGGGCGGGGGCGGTGCTCTCCAAGATCGTGCTGCCCGGGATCGGCGGCATCCTGCTGCTCATCGTGTTCGTGCAGACGACGATCGACAGCATGGATCCCGCCTTCGGCTCGGGAAGCAACATCGGCGGGGTCGGTCTCGTCGGCATCATCGGCGTCGTGGTGCTCGGACTCGGCGTGGTGCTCATGCTGGTGCAGGCCCGCGTGGCGCCCGAGTTCTTCAGGGGCCGTGTGCTCGCGAAGGCGGACGCGTCGAACGACACGTCCGCGCTGCAGGTCTTCGACGACGGGCTGGGGTCGTAG